One window of the Trifolium pratense cultivar HEN17-A07 linkage group LG2, ARS_RC_1.1, whole genome shotgun sequence genome contains the following:
- the LOC123909692 gene encoding O-glucosyltransferase rumi homolog isoform X2, with translation MHKLNSLRSKKHPLHGPSLTTLLFLLIILTAAFISSLWVSTLSTTNIKPTTNTIANQTLVPPNVSSNYDKTIETIKQSKKFQPTVLNCSSGNQTCSSNYPTTTLETEKNSAVCPEYFRWIHEDLKPWKEKGISREMVEMAKKTAHFRLVVKNGKGYLEKYQESIQTRDVFTVWGILQLLRKYPGKVPDLEIMFDCNDKPVVPMGLYDGPNVIGPPPVFGYCVDRWSQDIVFPDWSFWGWAEINIRPWENLLKDIKKGNEKIKWNDREPYAYWKGNPFTALTRLDLLKCNASTTHDWNVRLFSQDWIKESEQGFNHSNLADQCTYRYKIYIEGYGWSVSEKYILACDSPTLLVKPRYYDFFTRSLQPLQHYWPIKENDKCKSIKHAVDWGNNHQQKVQEIGKAGSKFIHEELSMDYVYDYMFHLLNEYAKLLKFESRVPEGAVELCPETMACSRSRWSEKEFMSESMVREPSTKAPCSLPPPFEPSSLRIFYATKQNLINRVERWENEYWKNNQ, from the exons ATGCATAAATTAAATTCTCTAAGATCCAAGAAACATCCCCTTCATGGCCCTAGCCTTACTACTCTTCTCTTCCTCCTCATCATCCTCACTGCTGCTTTCATCTCTTCCCTATGGGTG TCTACACTTTCTACCACTAACATCAAACCAACAACAAACACTATTGCAAACCAAACCTTAGTACCACCAAATGTTTCTTCAAATTATGATAAAACCATtgaaacaataaaacagagcaaaAAGTTTCAACCAACAGTACTGAATTGTAGCAGTGGGAACCAAACATGTTCAAGCAATTATCCAACAACAACGTTAGAAACAGAGAAAAACTCCGCGGTGTGTCCGGAGTATTTTCGATGGATTCACGAGGATTTAAAGCCGTGGAAGGAGAAAGGAATAAGCAGAGAAATGGTTGAAATGGCAAAGAAAACGGCACATTTTAGGTTGGTAGTGAAAAATGGAAAAGGGTATTTAGAGAAATATCAAGAATCAATACAAACGCGTGATGTTTTCACTGTTTGGGGCATTTTGCAATTACTGAGAAAATATCCTGGTAAGGTGCCAGATCTGGAAATCATGTTTGATTGTAATGATAAGCCTGTGGTGCCAATGGGCTTATATGACGGGCCCAATGTTATAGGCCCGCCACCTGTGTTTGGTTATTGCGTCGATCGGTGGTCGCAGGATATTGTTTTTCCTGATTGGTCTTTCTGGGGTTG GGCTGAGATTAATATAAGGCCTTGGGAAAATCTGCTGAAGGATATAAAAAAGGGGAATGAAAAGATTAAATGGAATGACAGAGAACCTTATGCTTATTGGAAAGGAAATCCTTTTACGGCCCTAACACGACTAGATCTCCTCAAGTGTAATGCTTCAACCACACACGATTGGAATGTCCGTTTATTTTCGCAG GATTGGATTAAAGAGTCTGAACAAGGATTCAATCACTCAAACTTGGCAGACCAATGTACATATAG atacaaaatttatattgaagGATATGGGTGGTCTGTGAGTGAGAAATACATTCTAGCCTGTGATTCTCCTACACTACTCGTGAAGCCTCGTTACTACGATTTCTTCACAAGAAGCTTACAGCCATTGCAACATTATTGGCCTATAAAGGAAAATGACAAATGCAAATCCATCAAACATGCAGTTGATTGGGGCAATAATCATCAGCAAAAA GTACAAGAAATTGGTAAAGCGGGGAGCAAGTTTATTCATGAAGAACTCAGCATGGATTACGTTTATGACTACATGTTCCATTTACTAAATGAATACGCGAAGCTTCTAAAGTTTGAGTCAAGAGTGCCCGAAGGAGCTGTGGAGTTGTGCCCAGAGACCATGGCTTGCAGTAGATCACGTTGGTCGGAGAAAGAATTTATGAGTGAATCCATGGTTAGGGAGCCTTCTACAAAAGCTCCGTGCTCCTTGCCTCCTCCATTCGAGCCCTCGTCACTCAGGATTTTCTACGCAACGAAACAAAATTTAATCAACCGAGTTGAGAGGTGGGAAAATGAATATTGGAAAAATAACCAATGA
- the LOC123909692 gene encoding O-glucosyltransferase rumi homolog isoform X1, with translation MTGVNFCIIIQNEINECQCPSPHSNNSTKVQTISYYYYYSFLISQNIPSNSIFIHSFMQKLISLGSNKHPLHGPTTLLFLLFLLTTAFISFLWSTLSTTNIKPTTNTIANQTLVPPNVSSNYDKTIETIKQSKKFQPTVLNCSSGNQTCSSNYPTTTLETEKNSAVCPEYFRWIHEDLKPWKEKGISREMVEMAKKTAHFRLVVKNGKGYLEKYQESIQTRDVFTVWGILQLLRKYPGKVPDLEIMFDCNDKPVVPMGLYDGPNVIGPPPVFGYCVDRWSQDIVFPDWSFWGWAEINIRPWENLLKDIKKGNEKIKWNDREPYAYWKGNPFTALTRLDLLKCNASTTHDWNVRLFSQDWIKESEQGFNHSNLADQCTYRYKIYIEGYGWSVSEKYILACDSPTLLVKPRYYDFFTRSLQPLQHYWPIKENDKCKSIKHAVDWGNNHQQKVQEIGKAGSKFIHEELSMDYVYDYMFHLLNEYAKLLKFESRVPEGAVELCPETMACSRSRWSEKEFMSESMVREPSTKAPCSLPPPFEPSSLRIFYATKQNLINRVERWENEYWKNNQ, from the exons ATGACGGGCGTAAATTTTTGCATTATTATTCAAAATGAAATCAATGAATGTCAGTGCCCTTCTCCTCACTCAAACAACTCCACCAAAGTCCAAACAATCtcttactactactactactcttTTCTCATCTCTCAAAACATTCCATCAAattcaatattcattcattcattcatgcaGAAATTAATTTCTCTAGGATCCAACAAACATCCCCTTCATGGCCCTACTACTcttctcttcctcctcttcctcCTCACTACTGCTTTCATCTCTTTCCTATGG TCTACACTTTCTACCACTAACATCAAACCAACAACAAACACTATTGCAAACCAAACCTTAGTACCACCAAATGTTTCTTCAAATTATGATAAAACCATtgaaacaataaaacagagcaaaAAGTTTCAACCAACAGTACTGAATTGTAGCAGTGGGAACCAAACATGTTCAAGCAATTATCCAACAACAACGTTAGAAACAGAGAAAAACTCCGCGGTGTGTCCGGAGTATTTTCGATGGATTCACGAGGATTTAAAGCCGTGGAAGGAGAAAGGAATAAGCAGAGAAATGGTTGAAATGGCAAAGAAAACGGCACATTTTAGGTTGGTAGTGAAAAATGGAAAAGGGTATTTAGAGAAATATCAAGAATCAATACAAACGCGTGATGTTTTCACTGTTTGGGGCATTTTGCAATTACTGAGAAAATATCCTGGTAAGGTGCCAGATCTGGAAATCATGTTTGATTGTAATGATAAGCCTGTGGTGCCAATGGGCTTATATGACGGGCCCAATGTTATAGGCCCGCCACCTGTGTTTGGTTATTGCGTCGATCGGTGGTCGCAGGATATTGTTTTTCCTGATTGGTCTTTCTGGGGTTG GGCTGAGATTAATATAAGGCCTTGGGAAAATCTGCTGAAGGATATAAAAAAGGGGAATGAAAAGATTAAATGGAATGACAGAGAACCTTATGCTTATTGGAAAGGAAATCCTTTTACGGCCCTAACACGACTAGATCTCCTCAAGTGTAATGCTTCAACCACACACGATTGGAATGTCCGTTTATTTTCGCAG GATTGGATTAAAGAGTCTGAACAAGGATTCAATCACTCAAACTTGGCAGACCAATGTACATATAG atacaaaatttatattgaagGATATGGGTGGTCTGTGAGTGAGAAATACATTCTAGCCTGTGATTCTCCTACACTACTCGTGAAGCCTCGTTACTACGATTTCTTCACAAGAAGCTTACAGCCATTGCAACATTATTGGCCTATAAAGGAAAATGACAAATGCAAATCCATCAAACATGCAGTTGATTGGGGCAATAATCATCAGCAAAAA GTACAAGAAATTGGTAAAGCGGGGAGCAAGTTTATTCATGAAGAACTCAGCATGGATTACGTTTATGACTACATGTTCCATTTACTAAATGAATACGCGAAGCTTCTAAAGTTTGAGTCAAGAGTGCCCGAAGGAGCTGTGGAGTTGTGCCCAGAGACCATGGCTTGCAGTAGATCACGTTGGTCGGAGAAAGAATTTATGAGTGAATCCATGGTTAGGGAGCCTTCTACAAAAGCTCCGTGCTCCTTGCCTCCTCCATTCGAGCCCTCGTCACTCAGGATTTTCTACGCAACGAAACAAAATTTAATCAACCGAGTTGAGAGGTGGGAAAATGAATATTGGAAAAATAACCAATGA